The Pseudomonas sp. R4-35-07 nucleotide sequence CTGGCATCCAGCACGAATTTGGCCTTGAGGTGGTACTCGCTGCCATTCTCGCGGCGTACGTGCAGGTAACGACACTCGCCGGAAAAGTCCACGCCGACGATGCTTTCGCCGTAGCGGATTTCCACACCCTGCAGTGCCGCCTGATCGGCCAGCAGCTTGTCGAACTCGGCGCGCTGCACCTGGAAGGTCGTCGGCTTGCCGTTGCTGAAGGTGTCACCGAAATCGAACGCGCTGTAGCGCTCGCCCCAGGCGAACGCGGCACCGGTTTTCAGTTGAAAGCCGGCCGCCTGCACGGCGTCGAGCATGCCGGCTTCTTCGATAAAGTCGATGCAGTGCGACAGCAGGCTTTCGCCAATCGAGAAGCGCGGAAAATGCTGGCGCTCGATAATCAATACATCATGCCCTTTGCGCTTGAGCAGCGCGGCCGCGATGGCCCCGGACGGCCCGGCACCGATCACCACCACTTGGCGACGTTCCATTTCAACTGTGGGCACGAAGGCTCCTTGCCGCTTTGGCGATAATCACATTCATAAGGCGTGTTTCTGTTGCCCGGCCCAGGGCGCCAGCATAAAGCTGAATGCCAGGCCGAGGCTGACCGACAGGCCGAAATTGCTCACTGCCGGGGTACTGGAGACGGCCAGCAGGCCGAACGATAACCAAGTGGTCAGCGCGGCCAGTAAGGTTCCCAGCAGGCTCACGGCAGCACCGCCGATCTGCTCGCGCATCAGGATCGCATAATCGACGCTGATGGCCGTGACCAGCAGCAGGCCGAACAGGCTGAACAGGGTCAGCGGCTGGCCCAGCCAACCGAGGCTGGCCAGGCTGCACAGCGCCGCCAGCAACGGCAGCGCGACGATGCGCAACGCGCCGATGAAGCCGAAGGGCAGCATCAACAGCACCACGATCAGCACACAGGACAGCAACTTCAACTCGGCGGCGCTGATTTGGGTATCGGCAAACACGCGGTTCAAGTCACCCAGGCGATCCACCAGTTGCACGCCGGGCAAGTCCACGGCCTGCACCCGCAGCAAGGCCGGGTTGTTCAGGCCTTGCAGGCTGACCATCGCCGCCACGCCGCCGTCTACCGGGCCCAGCCACAGCGTACGCCATGGCTCGGCCAGCGGGCCTTTGAGCGCGGCGTCGATGTCTTCGGTGGGCAGCGCCTGCAACTGCGCGACCTCGGCCTGCAACGCGGCGGCGGGCACGCCGAGGTCCAGCAGCGGCTGCCAATGCTGCGCGAGTGTATCCAGCGCCGCGCGCAGTTGCTGCTGCTCGGCAGGCAGGTTGACCAGTTGATTCAGCGCCAGGTAACCCTGGAGCTTGTCCATGTTCACCAGTTGATCCAGGCGCTGGCCCAGCGCCGCTTGGCGTTCGAGTAACTGCTGCTGAGTCTCGGCGCGCACCAGGAAGAACTGGCTGGTGGGCTGGAACCCGGTGATGCGCGCCACGGCCTGGGCCTCCTGCAGCAATTGCGGCGGTGCGCCGATCCACTGGCGGATATCGTTTTTAGTGTTCAACTGCCACAGGCCACCGGCGCAGAACAACAGCACCCACACCAGCAACACCGAGCCTGGTACGCGCTTGATCAATGCAACCCGCCATTGCCACAAGCGTTCGGCGATGCGCAGCGGCCATTGTGCCGGGCGCAGTTCCACACCGCTGAGCAGCGCGGGCAGCAGGCACACGGCCGAGAGATAAGCACCGACCAAGCCGGCTGCGGAGAACACCGCGATTTGTGTCAGCGCCGGGAACGGCGTCCAGGCCAGGGCCAGGTAGCCGATGCAACTGGTGGCCAGGCTCAGGCTCAGCCCTGGCAGGGTCAGGCGCAATGCCGGCCAACTGCGCCAGGGTTGCAGGCTCCAGCTTTTGGACAGGTAGTGCAGCGGGTAATCCACCGCCACGCCGATCAAGCTCGAGCCCAGCACCAGGGTCATCACATGCATATGGCCGAACAGCGCCACACAGGCCACGGCGCCAAACAGCATGCCGACCACGACCGGCACGAACGCCAGCAGCACCCGCCAGCGCCGGAACGCCAGCAGCAGCAACAGCAGGATGCCCACGGTTGCGCCGCCGCCGACCCAGGTGATTTCCCGCGTGGCTTGCTGTTGCCCATTGGCCGCATAGAGCAAGCCGCTGGCGGCGAGCAGTTGCACACCTTGCTCGCCTGCCTCGGCGCGGCTGGCCTGGAGCAGATCGGCCACTTGCAGCGGCAGTTTCATATCGAACGCATTGCCGGTGGTGCGCGCCCGCAACAGCACCCAACTTTTGCCGTCGGCATCGGCGATCAGCGCGCCGCTGCCGATATCCAGCTGTACCGCCCCGTGTTGTGGCTGGCTGTTCTGGATGCGCCCGGTCAGGCCCAGCCAGTCGTCCTGGCTCGGCACCAGGCTGAAGCCGGTGAAGGGGTCGAACAGCGACTGCACACGCTGCTGGATGAAGGCCTCAGGCTGTTCGATCAGTTGCTCGCGGTCCTTGGCCGCCAGCATCGCCAGGCGGCCGCGCAGCAGCTGTTCGCGCAGCGCCGGCAAGTCGGCTTGCAGGTTCCATTGCACCTTTTCAAACAGGCCGCTGGCTTGCCAGCGCTCGGCCAGTTGCTGCGCCACGGCCAGCGCTCGTTGGCGGTCGGCGTGCCCCACCAGCACCAGCATCTCGCGGTTCAGCGGCTCCTGCATGCGCTGCTCGGCTTTGAGTTCCAGGGCGTCCGGCGTACTGCCGGGCACCAGCTCCATCAAGTTGGCCGACAGCGGCGCACCCGCGCGCCACTGCCAGCCGGCCAGGGCCAATACGGCCACCAGCAGGATCAGGAACAGGCGCGGCAGCAGGCGCTCACTGGGCAAAGTCATGTTGCTCGGCAATGCTCAAAGGTTGGTCGGCGCTGCTGTCCTGCATGCGCAGCAGGGTGCTGTCGCCCTGGGTTTCCAGCAGCTCAATGGTATTGACTAGCTCGCCGCCGTCGATATTGATCTGGGTGAACACCTGCTTGAGCAGCAGCGAACGCGGGATCAGCGTCAGCTTCCATTGCTGGGCTTGCCCTTGCAGTTGCAGTTCGAAGTCACGCTGCAAGCCGCTGCTGTCGCCCTGCAGCACCGCGAGGAACAGGCGATTCTGCTCGGCGCCGGCGCTCTTGTTGGGCAGCAATTGCCAGCCGTTGGCGTCACGCCGGGCGATGCCCTGGGCGCTGATGCGGTAGTCCTGTTGCAGCGGGGTCTTCAACAGCCACAGCAAGCCGTGGTCCTTGGCGAGCACGAAGGTGCCTTTGCTGACCAGCGGCTGGGGCAGGGCGCGCAGGTGTTTTTCCTGGATGAAGTTGCCGTGGATCACGCGGGGTTTGGCCAGTTGATCGCTGAGCTGTTGCAGGTCGAAGGCGTGGGCGCTGAAACTCAGCAACGCGGCGGCCACTGTAGGAGCGAGCTTGCTCGCGAAAAACCTGAGGGCTCTGCGCAGTGTCAGGCGGATCGCGTTATCGTTGACGTCCATCGGGGGCAAGCCCCCTCCCACATGGGATCTCATTTCAGGGCCCTTTCGACAGCGTCGGTGAATATTTTGGGGGAAGCGAGTTGCATCTCGCGGCTGGCGATCTCTACCGCCACTTGCACGGTGCTGGCGCGGGTCAGGCGTTCGCCGCTGGCGAGGTCGGTGATCAGGTAATTGATCTTCAAGCGGTTCTCCCACTCCACCAGGCTGGCGCGCACGTTGAGGGTTTGGCCGAAGGTCGCGCCGCGCACATAGCGCAGCTGCATGTCGATGATCGGCCAGGCGTAGCCGGCTTCGAGCATCGCGGTGTAGTTGTGGCCGATCTTGTCCAGCAGCGCGCAGCGCGCCACTTCCAGATATTTCACGTAATGCCCGTGCCACACCACGTTCATCGAGTCGATATCGAAAAACGGCACGAGGATTTCAGTGTCGCTGTGCAATACGCCGGGGCTACGCATGCAGCCTCCAGTGTTGCGCGGCAATACGTTGCAGGCACAGGCGCAGTTCGCCTTCCAGGGCGCGGTCTTCAATGACCGGCGGGAAATCCTTGGCCAGTGCTTCATGCATCGCCGCCAGCGCCGGCGGCAACGGCCGGGCATCGTCGGCCTGGGCGCGCAGCCATACTCCTTGGTTGGCGGCGAGCAAGGTGGCGGCGGCAACCTGCTCGGTCAACTCCAGTACGCGGATCGCATCGCGGGCGGCGATGGTGCCCATGCTCACTTTGTCCTGGTTATGGCACTCGGTAGAGCGCGAAAACACGCTGGCCGGCATGGTGTTTTTCAGCGCTTCGGCGGTCCAGGCGCTGGTGCCGATCTGCACGGCCTTGAAGCCATGGTTGATCATCGCGCGGTCGGCCGGCGCGCCCGACAGGTTGCTCGGCAGGCCGTGGTTGTAACGCACGTCCACCAGCAGCGCCAGTTGCCGGTCGAGCAGGTCGGCGACGTTAGCCACCAGGGTTTTGAGGCTGTCCATGGCAAAGGCGATGTGCCCGCCGTAGAAGTGCCCGCCGTGCAGCACGCGTTCGGCTTCGGCATCGATGATCGGGTTGTCATTGGCGCTGTTCAGCTCGATTTCGATAAACGAGCGCAACCAATTCAGGCTGTCGGCCAGCACGCCGAGCACATGGGGCGCGCAGCGCAGCGAATAGCGATCCTGCAGGCGATGCAGCGGTGCGGTCGGTGCATCGATAGCCAGGTCCTGGCGCAGCCAGGCGGCGACTTGCATCTGCCCGGGGTGGGGCTTGGCGGCGAACAGGCGTTCGTCGAAGTGTTCCGGGTTGCCTTGCAGCGCCACCACATTGAGCGCGGTGATGCGCGTGGCCAGGTGCAGCAGGTAGTCGGCGCGGGCGAAGGCCAGGCAGGCAATACCCGTCATCACCGCAGTGCCGTTCATCAATGCCAGGGCTTCCTTGGGCCGCAGTACCAGCGGCGCCCAGCCCAGTTCGCGGTGCACGTCGGCGGCTTGGCGACGTTCGCCACGAAACAGCACTTCACGCTCGCCGGACAAGGTCGCCGCCACATACGACAGCGGCGTCAAGTCGCCGCTGGCGCCCACCGAGCCTTCTTCTGGAATCAGCGGCAGCACATCGTGTTCGAGGAAACCCTGCAGGCGCTCCAGCAGTTCCACGCGCACGCCCGACACGCCATGGCACAGCGACTGCAAGCGCGCCGCCAGCACGGCGCGGGTGGCTTGGGCGTCGAGCAATTTGCCCAGGCCGCAACCGTGGAAGGTGTAGAGATGACGCGGCAGCGCTTCGACATGGTGCAACGGCACCGCGACCACGCACGAGTCGCCGTAACCGGTGGTCACGCCGTAGATCACGCCTTCCTTGTCCAGCAGCGAGTCAAGAAACTGCGCGCCCTTGGCGATGCGCTGGCGATACGCGGCATCGTTCTGCAAGCGGGTAGGCACCTGACGGTTGGTCAGGGCCAGTACGTCTTCGATGCGCAAGGGGCGTTCGCCAAAGGTGATCGGCTCAAGAGGCGTCGTCATCGGTCTTCCAGAAAGGGTAAAAGTTGAACCACTGTTGGGGCGCCTGCAGGCAGAACTCACCCAGGCGTGCGGCGTAGCGGGCGGTCCACAGGGCGATGACCTGCTCGCGGGTGCTGCGCTTCCATTC carries:
- a CDS encoding outer membrane lipoprotein carrier protein LolA, with product MDVNDNAIRLTLRRALRFFASKLAPTVAAALLSFSAHAFDLQQLSDQLAKPRVIHGNFIQEKHLRALPQPLVSKGTFVLAKDHGLLWLLKTPLQQDYRISAQGIARRDANGWQLLPNKSAGAEQNRLFLAVLQGDSSGLQRDFELQLQGQAQQWKLTLIPRSLLLKQVFTQINIDGGELVNTIELLETQGDSTLLRMQDSSADQPLSIAEQHDFAQ
- a CDS encoding thioesterase family protein, producing MRSPGVLHSDTEILVPFFDIDSMNVVWHGHYVKYLEVARCALLDKIGHNYTAMLEAGYAWPIIDMQLRYVRGATFGQTLNVRASLVEWENRLKINYLITDLASGERLTRASTVQVAVEIASREMQLASPKIFTDAVERALK
- the hutH gene encoding histidine ammonia-lyase: MTTPLEPITFGERPLRIEDVLALTNRQVPTRLQNDAAYRQRIAKGAQFLDSLLDKEGVIYGVTTGYGDSCVVAVPLHHVEALPRHLYTFHGCGLGKLLDAQATRAVLAARLQSLCHGVSGVRVELLERLQGFLEHDVLPLIPEEGSVGASGDLTPLSYVAATLSGEREVLFRGERRQAADVHRELGWAPLVLRPKEALALMNGTAVMTGIACLAFARADYLLHLATRITALNVVALQGNPEHFDERLFAAKPHPGQMQVAAWLRQDLAIDAPTAPLHRLQDRYSLRCAPHVLGVLADSLNWLRSFIEIELNSANDNPIIDAEAERVLHGGHFYGGHIAFAMDSLKTLVANVADLLDRQLALLVDVRYNHGLPSNLSGAPADRAMINHGFKAVQIGTSAWTAEALKNTMPASVFSRSTECHNQDKVSMGTIAARDAIRVLELTEQVAAATLLAANQGVWLRAQADDARPLPPALAAMHEALAKDFPPVIEDRALEGELRLCLQRIAAQHWRLHA
- a CDS encoding MMPL family transporter translates to MTLPSERLLPRLFLILLVAVLALAGWQWRAGAPLSANLMELVPGSTPDALELKAEQRMQEPLNREMLVLVGHADRQRALAVAQQLAERWQASGLFEKVQWNLQADLPALREQLLRGRLAMLAAKDREQLIEQPEAFIQQRVQSLFDPFTGFSLVPSQDDWLGLTGRIQNSQPQHGAVQLDIGSGALIADADGKSWVLLRARTTGNAFDMKLPLQVADLLQASRAEAGEQGVQLLAASGLLYAANGQQQATREITWVGGGATVGILLLLLLAFRRWRVLLAFVPVVVGMLFGAVACVALFGHMHVMTLVLGSSLIGVAVDYPLHYLSKSWSLQPWRSWPALRLTLPGLSLSLATSCIGYLALAWTPFPALTQIAVFSAAGLVGAYLSAVCLLPALLSGVELRPAQWPLRIAERLWQWRVALIKRVPGSVLLVWVLLFCAGGLWQLNTKNDIRQWIGAPPQLLQEAQAVARITGFQPTSQFFLVRAETQQQLLERQAALGQRLDQLVNMDKLQGYLALNQLVNLPAEQQQLRAALDTLAQHWQPLLDLGVPAAALQAEVAQLQALPTEDIDAALKGPLAEPWRTLWLGPVDGGVAAMVSLQGLNNPALLRVQAVDLPGVQLVDRLGDLNRVFADTQISAAELKLLSCVLIVVLLMLPFGFIGALRIVALPLLAALCSLASLGWLGQPLTLFSLFGLLLVTAISVDYAILMREQIGGAAVSLLGTLLAALTTWLSFGLLAVSSTPAVSNFGLSVSLGLAFSFMLAPWAGQQKHAL